One region of Eupeodes corollae chromosome 1, idEupCoro1.1, whole genome shotgun sequence genomic DNA includes:
- the LOC129942712 gene encoding uncharacterized protein LOC129942712, giving the protein MESTLKIFAAVAALQLVSAGLAPLVLPATTLLRTPQYDSAIIQSDRVGGSFAYSTIEGHSYQAVSPLVRSAYQPVEIRYNLNSVPLSYDSPSYYVPSYVFSDGENGSSAGRPSQSEADLDDSKRTEENDTVSVESA; this is encoded by the exons ATGGAATcaacattgaaaatatttgctgctgttgctgctctTCAACTAGTTTCGGCTGGACTTGCACCACTGGTCCTGCCAGCAACAACTCTCCTTAGAACTCCACAATATGATTCGGCGATAATTCAATCGGACAGAGTTGGAGGAAGCTTTGCTTATAGTACAATTGAAGGTCATTCATATCAAGCTGTTTCACCACTTGTCAGATCG GCCTATCAACCAGTGGAAATCCGTTACAATTTAAATAGTGTTCCATTGTCTTATGATTCACCAAGCTACTATGTGCCAAGCTATGTTTTCAGTGATGGTGAAAATGGGAGTTCTGCCGGGAGGCCAAGTCAATCCGAAGCTGATTTGGACGATTCCAAACGTACTGAGGAGAATGATACAGTTTCTGTGGAATCGGCTTAG